A region of Thermobifida halotolerans DNA encodes the following proteins:
- a CDS encoding formylglycine-generating enzyme family protein — MVDLPAGRVTLSDRRTRRRWSVELAPYRIAAFPVTQERYARVTGECPSTARGDRLPVEEVSWWDAVRFCNALSRHEGLTPAYRPRADVEEVEWDASADGYRLPTEAEWEYACRAGTTGPRYGPLDEIAWYRRNSDERIRPVGGRRPNAWGLYDMLGNVWEWCWDRYDAEVYGTYRVLRGGGWFDEHWSCRASVRRRSHPTFRTDDVGFRVARSEHR, encoded by the coding sequence ATGGTCGACCTCCCGGCGGGGCGGGTGACGCTGTCGGACCGCCGGACGCGGCGCAGGTGGTCGGTCGAACTCGCGCCGTACCGGATCGCCGCGTTCCCGGTCACCCAGGAGCGGTACGCGCGGGTCACCGGCGAGTGTCCGAGCACCGCGCGGGGCGACCGGCTGCCCGTCGAAGAGGTCTCCTGGTGGGACGCGGTCCGGTTCTGCAACGCCCTGTCCCGGCACGAGGGGCTGACGCCCGCGTACCGCCCGCGCGCCGACGTCGAGGAGGTCGAGTGGGACGCGTCGGCCGACGGGTACCGGCTGCCGACCGAGGCCGAATGGGAGTACGCCTGCCGCGCCGGCACGACCGGCCCCCGGTACGGGCCGCTCGACGAGATCGCCTGGTACCGCCGCAACTCCGACGAGCGGATCCGCCCGGTGGGCGGCAGGCGGCCCAACGCGTGGGGCCTGTACGACATGCTGGGCAACGTCTGGGAGTGGTGCTGGGACCGCTACGACGCCGAGGTCTACGGCACCTACCGCGTACTGCGCGGCGGCGGATGGTTCGACGAGCACTGGAGCTGCCGGGCCTCGGTGCGCCGCCGCAGCCACCCGACCTTCCGGACCGACGACGTCGGGTTCCGCGTCGCGCGTTCGGAGCACCGGTGA
- a CDS encoding universal stress protein: MEHSGPGWVVVGVDGSDSSRHALEWSAREARSRGAGLWIVTALEIADPQDPFAGPVAPADVEESPQFREGQALLDYAERWVGRLYPELEVRSRLVLRSPAEALLEAAEEPGAAVVVVGSRGRGTLASAFAGSVGVELAAHSPVPVVVLPKRHEVAAGTRERVVVGIDGSSASENAVEFAFAEAARRGTELVAVCAWQPITAFALTMGPLPAEVFDEDPVAESARQTLEEAIAAPRERYPGVLVNVRTVRSHPAAALLETATPTDLIVVGSRGRGGFTGLLLGSVSQSVLHGAHGPVAVVR, encoded by the coding sequence ATGGAACACAGTGGGCCGGGCTGGGTCGTCGTCGGGGTCGACGGTTCCGACTCCAGTAGGCACGCGCTCGAATGGTCGGCTCGGGAGGCGCGCTCACGCGGTGCGGGGCTGTGGATCGTCACGGCCCTGGAGATCGCCGATCCGCAGGATCCGTTCGCCGGTCCGGTCGCCCCCGCGGACGTCGAGGAGTCGCCGCAGTTCAGGGAGGGCCAGGCACTGCTGGACTACGCCGAGCGGTGGGTCGGGCGGCTCTACCCGGAGTTGGAGGTGCGGTCCCGGCTGGTGCTGCGCAGTCCGGCCGAGGCCCTGCTGGAGGCCGCCGAGGAGCCGGGGGCGGCGGTGGTCGTCGTCGGCTCGCGGGGACGCGGCACCCTCGCGTCGGCCTTCGCCGGATCGGTGGGGGTGGAACTGGCCGCGCACTCGCCGGTGCCGGTGGTGGTGCTGCCCAAGCGGCACGAGGTCGCGGCGGGAACGCGGGAGCGTGTCGTGGTCGGCATCGACGGCTCGTCCGCCAGCGAGAACGCCGTCGAGTTCGCCTTCGCCGAGGCCGCCCGGCGCGGCACCGAACTGGTGGCGGTGTGCGCCTGGCAGCCCATCACGGCCTTCGCCCTGACGATGGGACCGCTGCCCGCCGAGGTCTTCGACGAGGACCCCGTCGCCGAGTCCGCCCGGCAGACCCTGGAGGAGGCCATCGCCGCCCCGCGGGAGCGCTACCCCGGCGTGCTGGTCAACGTCCGCACGGTCCGCTCCCACCCGGCCGCCGCCCTGCTGGAGACCGCCACCCCCACAGACCTGATCGTCGTCGGCTCCCGGGGCAGAGGAGGCTTCACGGGCCTGCTGCTGGGTTCGGTGAGCCAGTCGGTCCTCCACGGCGCCCACGGCCCGGTCGCGGTGGTCCGCTAG
- a CDS encoding HelD family protein has protein sequence MPVADPGRARDASPDAELRAERAHLAASRDALRRMREDVLSTETSLGDAVADKVTNEVLRQARAARAEALVDLPDVPLFFGRMDYPPGAVYEAVPGEAPTATRTPDADRVYVGRRHVHDRDGDPMVLDWRAPVSTAFYRATPDTPMGARLRRRYGFSPTAELTAFEDEPLTREASGAGGGSLLAEEIERPRSGPMRDIVATIQPEQDDLVRAPLERSLCVQGAPGTGKTAVGLHRVAYLLYAERERLERRGGVAIVGPNRSFLSYIRNVLPALGEVDVRQTTVADLLGAVPVRRAEPSEAALVKGDARMAEVIRRDLWSRLREPVEPLLVRQGSRRWRLYPDEMAEIVAELRGRGVSYGAGRELLAHRLAHAVLVLMEGAGQVCDDRTHDRVRRDRAVRAAVQQMWPRVEPVRQVLELLTDPDRMAEAADGLLTPDEQAAVMLPGRPRGPGSARWSLSDLALIDETAGLVERPASLGHVVVDEAQDLTPMQCRAIGRRVAGGSVTVLGDLAQGTVPGAVEDWETLLTHLGTPDARLSELVRGYRVPAQIIDFAARLLPRTAPGLARPVAFRQAPGSLTLLPTERADLTGTVLRACRTELAREGSVGLIAADAAVADLHRAAVGDGLPAALLGETEEAMAAARLVCVPASLAKGLEFDAVVVVEPAAVVAAEPRGLHRLYVVLTRAVSRMTVVHAEPLPEPLTG, from the coding sequence ATGCCCGTTGCCGACCCCGGCCGTGCCCGCGACGCGTCTCCCGACGCCGAACTCCGCGCCGAGCGCGCCCACCTCGCCGCCTCCCGCGACGCACTGCGCCGCATGCGCGAGGACGTCCTGTCCACCGAGACCTCTCTGGGCGACGCCGTCGCCGACAAGGTCACCAACGAGGTGCTGCGCCAAGCCCGCGCCGCACGCGCCGAAGCGCTCGTCGACCTGCCGGACGTGCCGCTCTTCTTCGGCCGCATGGACTACCCGCCCGGAGCGGTCTACGAGGCGGTCCCGGGAGAGGCGCCCACCGCCACCCGCACCCCCGACGCCGACCGGGTCTACGTCGGCCGCCGCCACGTCCACGACCGCGATGGCGACCCGATGGTCCTGGACTGGCGCGCCCCCGTCTCCACCGCCTTCTACCGGGCCACCCCCGACACCCCCATGGGGGCGCGGCTGCGCCGCCGCTACGGCTTCTCCCCCACCGCCGAACTCACCGCCTTCGAGGACGAACCCCTCACCCGGGAGGCGTCCGGCGCCGGCGGCGGCAGCCTCCTCGCCGAGGAGATCGAACGCCCCCGCTCCGGCCCCATGCGCGACATCGTCGCCACCATCCAGCCCGAACAGGACGACCTCGTGCGCGCACCGCTGGAGCGGTCGCTGTGCGTGCAGGGGGCGCCCGGCACCGGCAAGACCGCGGTGGGCCTGCACCGCGTCGCCTACCTGCTGTACGCCGAACGCGAGCGACTGGAGCGCCGCGGCGGAGTCGCCATCGTGGGACCGAACCGCTCGTTCCTCTCCTACATCCGCAACGTGCTTCCCGCGCTCGGTGAGGTCGACGTACGCCAGACGACCGTGGCCGACCTGCTCGGCGCGGTGCCGGTGCGGCGCGCGGAGCCCTCGGAGGCCGCCCTGGTCAAGGGCGACGCCCGGATGGCCGAGGTGATCCGCCGGGACCTGTGGTCGCGACTGCGCGAACCGGTCGAACCGCTGCTGGTGCGGCAGGGATCGCGCCGCTGGCGGCTGTACCCCGACGAGATGGCGGAGATCGTCGCCGAACTGCGTGGTCGCGGCGTCTCCTACGGGGCGGGCCGGGAGCTGCTGGCGCACCGGCTCGCGCACGCCGTGCTCGTCCTCATGGAGGGGGCCGGGCAGGTGTGCGACGACCGCACCCACGACCGGGTGCGCCGCGACCGCGCGGTGCGCGCCGCCGTCCAGCAGATGTGGCCCCGGGTGGAACCGGTCCGCCAGGTGCTGGAACTGCTCACCGACCCCGACCGGATGGCCGAGGCCGCGGACGGGTTGCTGACCCCCGACGAGCAGGCCGCCGTCATGCTGCCCGGACGGCCGCGCGGTCCGGGCTCGGCCCGGTGGTCGCTGTCCGACCTGGCCCTGATCGACGAGACCGCCGGACTGGTGGAGCGCCCCGCCTCGCTGGGCCACGTTGTCGTCGACGAGGCCCAGGACCTCACGCCCATGCAGTGCCGCGCGATCGGGCGGCGCGTGGCGGGCGGCTCGGTGACGGTGCTGGGCGACCTCGCCCAGGGGACCGTCCCGGGGGCGGTCGAGGACTGGGAGACGCTCCTGACCCACCTCGGCACACCCGACGCCCGGCTCAGCGAACTGGTCCGGGGGTACCGGGTCCCGGCGCAGATCATCGACTTCGCGGCCCGGCTGCTGCCGCGGACCGCCCCCGGCCTGGCCAGACCGGTCGCCTTCCGGCAGGCTCCCGGATCGCTCACCCTGCTCCCGACCGAGAGGGCCGACCTCACCGGCACGGTGCTGCGGGCGTGCCGCACCGAACTGGCGCGGGAGGGATCGGTCGGGCTGATCGCGGCCGACGCCGCGGTCGCCGACCTGCACCGGGCCGCGGTCGGGGACGGACTGCCCGCCGCGCTCCTGGGCGAGACCGAGGAGGCGATGGCGGCCGCCCGCCTGGTGTGCGTGCCCGCGAGCCTGGCCAAGGGACTGGAGTTCGACGCGGTGGTCGTGGTCGAGCCGGCCGCCGTCGTCGCGGCCGAACCGCGCGGCCTGCACCGCCTCTACGTGGTGCTCACCCGCGCGGTCTCCCGCATGACCGTGGTCCACGCCGAACCGCTGCCGGAGCCGCTGACCGGCTGA
- a CDS encoding dioxygenase, whose amino-acid sequence MATEEVQERLPVLYFGHGAPPLADDALWTGQFASWAAELPRPRAVLIVSAHWESAPVTIGATTTVPLVHDFWGFPERYYRVTYPAPGAPRLAESVRGLLGGSGVPVADEPARGLDHGAYVPLKEMYPDADVPVLQISMPTLDPRRLFDLGRRLAPLRDEGVLVMGSGFLTHNLSCVDMSLGADREPPSWSAEFDDWANRAAQAGDIDALLDWRAKAPAAAVAHPRSEHLAPLFVALGAGGETTETARSVIDGFWYGLAKRAFQFD is encoded by the coding sequence ATGGCAACCGAGGAAGTCCAGGAGCGGCTGCCCGTGCTCTACTTCGGCCACGGGGCGCCTCCGCTGGCCGACGACGCGCTGTGGACCGGCCAGTTCGCCTCCTGGGCCGCGGAGCTGCCGCGCCCCCGGGCGGTCCTCATCGTCTCCGCGCACTGGGAGTCCGCCCCGGTCACCATCGGCGCGACCACCACGGTCCCCCTGGTCCACGACTTCTGGGGCTTCCCCGAGCGGTACTACCGGGTCACCTACCCCGCCCCCGGAGCGCCCCGGCTCGCCGAGTCGGTGCGTGGACTGCTCGGAGGTTCCGGCGTTCCGGTCGCCGACGAGCCCGCCCGCGGCCTCGACCACGGCGCCTACGTGCCGCTCAAGGAGATGTACCCCGACGCCGACGTGCCGGTGCTGCAGATCTCCATGCCCACCCTCGACCCCCGGCGGTTGTTCGACCTGGGTCGCCGCCTGGCCCCGCTGCGCGACGAGGGTGTGCTCGTCATGGGCAGCGGCTTCCTCACCCACAACCTGTCCTGCGTCGACATGAGCCTCGGCGCCGACCGCGAGCCGCCGTCCTGGTCGGCCGAGTTCGACGACTGGGCCAACCGCGCCGCCCAGGCCGGGGACATCGACGCCCTGCTGGACTGGCGGGCCAAGGCGCCGGCCGCCGCCGTCGCGCACCCGCGCAGCGAGCACCTGGCCCCGCTGTTCGTCGCCCTGGGCGCGGGCGGCGAGACCACCGAGACCGCCCGCAGCGTCATCGACGGCTTCTGGTACGGCCTGGCCAAGCGCGCCTTCCAGTTCGACTGA
- a CDS encoding peptide chain release factor 3, with amino-acid sequence MVSVAAHTSASRNDVTGEAGRRRTFAVISHPDAGKSTLTEALALHAAAITSAGAVHGKGDRRGVTSDWMDMEQARGISITSAALRIDYDDRVLNLLDTPGHADFSEDTYRVLAAVDCAVMLLDSAKGLEPQTLKLFDVARNRNIPVITFVNKWDRPGREPLELLDEIEQRIGLRPTPLNWPVGIAGDFRGLIDRTRDNTYTRLHRTPGGATRALEQTLDHAAAAELEGPAWHQATEELDLLDEIGADFDEASFLAGRSSPVLFGAALPNFGVSHLLRTLIDLAPAPSARTDTTGAPRPVEAPFAGFVFKMQANMDKQHRDRMAFVRVCSGRFDRGMVLTHAATGRPFATKYTQAVFGSERHTVDTAYPGDVIALVNAQALRVGDTLYDGPKVEFPPIPSFAPEHFAVARALDSGRYKQFRRGIAQLDSEGVVQVLVSDVRGEQAPVLAAVGPLQFDVVRHRMEHEFRAPVELAHLDYGVARRTDPDSAPVLHGLSGAEVLTRRSDNALLVLVHNKWRLKVIQRDHPTLLMEPLLAGGIEEQN; translated from the coding sequence CTGGTGTCTGTCGCAGCGCATACCTCGGCCAGCAGGAACGATGTCACGGGCGAGGCGGGGCGGCGGCGTACGTTCGCGGTGATCTCGCATCCGGACGCGGGCAAGTCGACGTTGACCGAGGCCCTGGCCCTGCACGCGGCGGCGATCACCTCGGCCGGAGCCGTGCACGGCAAGGGCGACCGGCGGGGCGTGACCTCGGACTGGATGGACATGGAACAGGCCCGCGGCATCTCCATCACCTCCGCCGCACTGCGCATCGACTACGACGACCGGGTACTCAACCTGCTGGACACCCCCGGCCACGCCGACTTCTCCGAGGACACCTACCGGGTACTGGCCGCGGTGGACTGCGCGGTGATGCTGCTGGACTCGGCCAAGGGCCTGGAACCCCAGACCCTGAAACTGTTCGACGTGGCCCGCAACCGCAACATCCCGGTCATCACGTTCGTCAACAAATGGGACCGGCCCGGCCGCGAACCCCTGGAACTGCTCGACGAGATCGAGCAGCGCATCGGACTGCGCCCCACCCCCCTGAACTGGCCGGTGGGCATCGCCGGAGACTTCCGCGGCCTGATCGACCGCACCCGCGACAACACCTACACCCGACTGCACCGCACCCCCGGCGGCGCCACCCGCGCCCTGGAGCAGACCCTCGACCACGCCGCGGCCGCCGAACTGGAAGGCCCCGCCTGGCACCAGGCCACCGAGGAACTCGACCTGCTGGACGAGATCGGCGCCGACTTCGACGAGGCGTCGTTCCTGGCGGGCAGGTCCTCGCCCGTGCTGTTCGGCGCCGCCCTGCCCAACTTCGGGGTGTCCCACCTGCTGCGCACCCTCATCGACCTGGCCCCCGCGCCCTCGGCGCGCACCGACACCACCGGCGCGCCCCGCCCGGTGGAGGCGCCGTTCGCCGGATTCGTGTTCAAGATGCAGGCCAACATGGACAAGCAGCACCGCGACCGGATGGCGTTCGTACGCGTCTGCTCCGGCCGCTTCGACCGGGGCATGGTCCTCACCCACGCCGCCACGGGCCGCCCGTTCGCCACCAAGTACACCCAGGCGGTGTTCGGCAGCGAGCGCCACACGGTGGACACCGCCTATCCCGGAGACGTGATCGCGCTGGTCAACGCCCAAGCCCTGCGGGTGGGCGACACCCTCTACGACGGGCCGAAGGTGGAGTTTCCCCCCATTCCCAGCTTCGCGCCCGAGCACTTCGCGGTGGCCCGCGCCCTGGACTCGGGCCGCTACAAGCAGTTCCGCCGCGGCATCGCCCAACTCGACTCCGAAGGCGTGGTCCAGGTGCTGGTCTCCGACGTGCGCGGCGAACAGGCCCCGGTACTGGCCGCGGTCGGCCCACTGCAGTTCGACGTGGTACGCCACCGCATGGAACACGAGTTCCGCGCCCCGGTGGAACTGGCGCACCTGGACTACGGCGTGGCCCGACGCACCGACCCCGACTCCGCCCCCGTCCTGCACGGCCTGTCGGGCGCGGAGGTCCTGACCCGCCGCTCCGACAACGCGCTGCTGGTCCTGGTCCACAACAAGTGGCGCCTCAAGGTCATCCAACGCGACCACCCCACCCTGCTCATGGAACCCCTCCTCGCCGGAGGCATCGAAGAACAGAACTGA
- a CDS encoding NADPH:quinone oxidoreductase family protein, producing the protein MRALRVHELGEPKDVLRLEEVPVPEPGPGQVVVRVRATAVNFPDALLCRGLYQEKPPLPFSPGVELCGEVAALGEGVTTVAEGDRVIGAPVLPLGSFAEYAPMDIGRVFPAPPALTDEEAAALFIGYQTGWFALHRRAALREGETVLVHAAAGGVGSAAIQLAKAAGARVIGVVGGRAKAEYARRLGADIVVDRHTEDFVTVVKEATDGRGADVIYDPVGGDSYTRSTKCVAFEGRILIIGFASGTIPTPGLNHALIKNYSLLGLHWGLYNKRDPALVAECHEELTALADRGLIKPAVSETLSLEELPDGVQRLADGSTVGRLVATPLAGH; encoded by the coding sequence GTGAGAGCGCTGCGGGTGCATGAACTGGGCGAACCCAAGGACGTGCTGCGCCTTGAGGAGGTGCCCGTCCCCGAGCCCGGCCCCGGACAGGTCGTGGTCCGGGTGCGGGCGACAGCGGTCAACTTCCCCGACGCGCTCCTGTGCCGCGGCCTCTACCAGGAGAAGCCGCCGCTGCCCTTCAGCCCCGGTGTGGAACTGTGCGGCGAGGTCGCCGCGCTGGGCGAGGGCGTCACCACGGTGGCCGAGGGCGACCGCGTGATCGGAGCCCCGGTGCTGCCCCTGGGGTCCTTCGCCGAGTACGCGCCCATGGACATCGGCCGCGTGTTCCCGGCGCCGCCCGCGCTCACCGACGAGGAGGCCGCGGCGCTGTTCATCGGCTACCAGACCGGCTGGTTCGCGCTGCACCGCAGGGCCGCGCTGCGCGAGGGCGAGACCGTCCTGGTGCACGCCGCCGCGGGCGGGGTCGGCAGCGCCGCGATCCAGTTGGCCAAGGCCGCCGGCGCGCGGGTGATCGGAGTCGTCGGCGGGCGGGCCAAGGCCGAGTACGCCCGGAGACTCGGCGCCGACATCGTCGTCGACCGGCACACCGAGGACTTCGTGACCGTGGTCAAGGAGGCCACCGACGGGCGGGGCGCCGACGTCATCTACGACCCCGTGGGCGGCGACTCCTACACCCGCTCCACCAAGTGCGTGGCCTTCGAGGGACGCATCCTGATCATCGGCTTCGCCAGCGGCACCATTCCCACGCCCGGCCTCAACCACGCGCTGATCAAGAACTACTCGCTGCTCGGGCTGCACTGGGGCCTCTACAACAAGCGCGACCCCGCGCTGGTGGCCGAGTGCCACGAGGAACTCACCGCCCTGGCCGACCGGGGACTGATCAAGCCCGCGGTCAGCGAGACCCTCAGCCTGGAGGAGCTGCCCGACGGGGTGCAGCGCCTCGCGGACGGAAGCACCGTGGGACGCCTGGTGGCCACGCCTCTCGCGGGCCACTGA
- a CDS encoding SDR family oxidoreductase, producing MGRPFTFPDRTIVVTGGANGIGYALAERFLAEGAARVVIADLDGERAEAAAAELGERARGHALDVTDAEAVATLIKEVEQDSPIDLWCSNAGVGTGGGLGTDAEWDTTWRVHVQAHVHVARLLLPRMIERGGGHLLITASAAGLLTNIDSAPYSVTKHGAVALAEWLAIRHGEEGIDVSCLCPLGVNTDMTAGDGPDAATRLGGDYIEPSDVADSVVEALTEGRFLILPHPQAAVMEQRRASDRDRWLSGMRRARARLKSGN from the coding sequence ATGGGGAGACCGTTCACCTTCCCCGATCGGACGATCGTCGTCACAGGGGGCGCGAACGGCATCGGCTACGCGCTCGCGGAACGCTTCCTCGCAGAGGGGGCGGCGCGTGTGGTGATCGCCGATCTGGACGGGGAGCGCGCCGAGGCCGCAGCGGCCGAGCTGGGCGAGCGGGCCCGGGGACACGCGCTGGACGTCACCGACGCCGAGGCCGTGGCCACCCTGATCAAGGAAGTCGAACAGGACAGCCCCATCGACCTGTGGTGCTCCAACGCGGGCGTCGGCACCGGCGGCGGGCTCGGCACGGACGCCGAGTGGGACACCACCTGGCGGGTCCACGTCCAGGCGCACGTCCACGTCGCCCGCCTGCTGCTGCCCCGCATGATCGAGCGCGGCGGCGGCCACCTGCTCATCACCGCCTCGGCGGCCGGCCTGCTCACCAACATCGACTCGGCCCCCTACTCGGTGACCAAGCACGGCGCGGTCGCCCTCGCCGAATGGCTCGCGATCCGGCACGGGGAGGAGGGAATCGACGTCTCCTGCCTGTGCCCCCTCGGCGTCAACACCGACATGACCGCCGGAGACGGACCCGACGCCGCCACCCGCCTGGGCGGCGACTACATCGAACCCTCCGACGTGGCCGACTCCGTGGTCGAGGCGCTGACCGAGGGCCGCTTCCTCATCCTGCCGCACCCCCAGGCCGCGGTCATGGAGCAGCGCCGCGCCTCCGACCGCGACCGCTGGCTCTCGGGCATGCGCCGGGCCAGGGCCCGCCTGAAGAGTGGAAACTGA
- a CDS encoding DUF3592 domain-containing protein: MKFSFRTGTRHSGEHTGPAVMGGFGAVLLLLGVIFVLIGNADYTDHTGRAEAVVVERDVDHRKTSTGSSSSDVDVYVSYRTEDGTQIEHAPLSGLNPSDYDEGERLQVAYHPDRPGAPVTAQSTEPGAFLIFRYLGIAAAVVGAALAAGAGILLWRRRS, translated from the coding sequence ATGAAGTTCTCCTTCCGTACCGGCACCCGCCACAGCGGCGAACACACCGGCCCCGCCGTCATGGGCGGGTTCGGTGCGGTCCTGCTCCTCCTCGGCGTGATCTTCGTGCTCATCGGCAATGCGGACTACACCGACCACACCGGCCGCGCCGAGGCGGTCGTCGTCGAACGTGACGTCGACCACAGAAAGACGTCGACCGGGAGCAGCAGTAGCGACGTCGACGTCTACGTCAGCTATCGGACAGAGGACGGCACGCAGATCGAGCACGCGCCCCTGAGCGGGCTCAACCCGTCCGACTACGACGAGGGCGAACGGCTCCAGGTCGCCTACCACCCCGACCGGCCGGGCGCCCCCGTCACCGCGCAGAGCACCGAACCCGGCGCGTTCCTCATCTTCCGCTACCTGGGAATCGCGGCGGCGGTGGTCGGGGCCGCCCTCGCCGCGGGCGCCGGAATTCTGCTGTGGCGGCGCCGGTCCTGA
- a CDS encoding helix-turn-helix domain-containing protein has product MPAPLITRAALKAAITARELNPHHPVFPTEFWTHPVVVRAVARLDTTTLIRQARTLTPITQEQLAHLTGLTQATVSRIEHGRTQLRDLDRIHTLLTGLGAPQPPALRRTDPLDGYTVRAVIADNPDGHTVVLHAPTQSITEALTHTPKPVATPLPPPPTHPEWPPPR; this is encoded by the coding sequence GTGCCCGCACCGCTGATCACCCGCGCCGCCCTCAAGGCCGCCATCACCGCCCGCGAACTCAACCCGCACCACCCGGTCTTCCCCACCGAGTTCTGGACGCATCCGGTCGTGGTCCGGGCCGTGGCCCGCCTCGACACCACCACCCTCATCCGCCAGGCCCGCACGCTGACCCCCATCACCCAGGAACAACTCGCCCACCTCACCGGACTCACCCAGGCCACCGTCTCGCGCATCGAACACGGCCGCACCCAACTCCGCGACCTCGACCGGATCCACACCCTCCTCACCGGCCTCGGCGCCCCTCAACCTCCAGCTCTGAGAAGAACCGATCCGCTGGACGGCTACACCGTCCGCGCCGTCATCGCCGACAACCCCGACGGCCACACCGTGGTCCTCCACGCCCCCACCCAATCGATCACCGAAGCCCTCACCCACACCCCCAAACCCGTAGCCACACCACTGCCCCCACCCCCCACCCACCCCGAATGGCCCCCACCCCGATAG
- a CDS encoding ATP-binding protein: MSVSFAAFPGLPHSVAAARRFVTGAIRLCPHSTAPAEVVDRAELITSELCTNALRHTRSGDPGQTFTVWIRVDEHGVRGEVHTEPVRLPHAVPHLVDAHPFCESGRGLFLVDQLATKWGTLSPWENGVYFLLAWPQPR; this comes from the coding sequence ATGAGCGTGAGCTTCGCGGCCTTTCCCGGCCTGCCTCACAGTGTGGCCGCCGCCCGCCGGTTCGTCACCGGTGCGATCCGGTTGTGCCCGCACTCCACCGCCCCGGCCGAGGTGGTGGACCGGGCCGAGCTGATCACCTCAGAACTCTGCACGAACGCCCTGCGGCACACCCGCTCCGGCGACCCCGGGCAGACCTTCACCGTGTGGATACGGGTGGACGAACACGGCGTGCGCGGCGAGGTCCACACCGAGCCCGTCCGGCTGCCCCACGCGGTGCCGCACCTCGTGGACGCCCACCCGTTCTGCGAGTCCGGCCGGGGCCTGTTCCTCGTCGACCAGCTCGCCACCAAGTGGGGAACCCTCTCCCCGTGGGAGAACGGCGTGTACTTCCTGCTCGCCTGGCCCCAACCCCGGTGA
- a CDS encoding GntR family transcriptional regulator, whose translation MAIDPEDPRPPFQQVAGALRAAILTRKLHPGDKLPSGAELAKTYGVARMTVQQAIRILRDEGLVISQQGRGVYVRERVSRPVGLRPHIERAFASETVTIDFAGLSAETLHGALQEPLDKVRHGRLTPKSIRIRILVPDTSVPMAVPTRGDTSADDPEIRKRMHRIILRYTQAIEDVVGELETLGLVESATVETRVYPTSPGFKLYVINQKEVFFGFYPITQNTVTINQEKIDIYDLMGRDAVLFHHSHDEDPESVASQYVAQARLWFDSVWGTIARGRPE comes from the coding sequence ATGGCCATCGACCCCGAAGACCCCCGCCCGCCGTTCCAACAGGTCGCCGGCGCACTGCGTGCTGCCATCCTCACCCGCAAACTCCACCCCGGAGACAAACTCCCCTCCGGAGCCGAACTGGCGAAGACCTACGGAGTGGCGCGGATGACCGTGCAACAGGCCATCCGCATCCTCCGTGACGAGGGTCTGGTCATCTCCCAGCAGGGACGCGGAGTATATGTACGCGAGCGCGTTTCCCGCCCAGTCGGTCTGCGTCCCCACATCGAACGCGCCTTCGCCAGCGAGACCGTCACCATCGACTTCGCCGGTCTGTCCGCCGAAACGCTCCACGGCGCGTTACAGGAACCGCTGGACAAGGTCCGCCACGGACGGCTAACCCCCAAGAGCATCCGAATCCGCATCCTCGTTCCCGACACCTCGGTGCCGATGGCTGTCCCCACACGGGGTGACACCAGCGCAGACGATCCCGAGATTCGTAAGCGAATGCACCGGATCATCCTGCGCTACACCCAGGCCATCGAGGATGTCGTCGGTGAGCTGGAGACACTGGGACTGGTGGAGAGCGCCACTGTGGAGACCCGCGTCTATCCAACTTCGCCGGGTTTCAAGCTCTACGTCATCAACCAGAAGGAAGTGTTCTTCGGTTTCTATCCGATCACCCAGAACACCGTCACCATCAACCAGGAGAAGATCGACATTTACGACCTCATGGGCCGCGACGCTGTCCTCTTCCATCACAGCCACGACGAAGATCCCGAGTCTGTTGCTTCGCAGTACGTGGCGCAGGCACGGCTGTGGTTCGACAGCGTCTGGGGCACGATCGCCAGAGGACGCCCGGAATGA